The sequence CGACGATCACCTCCCCGCCCTCGATCCGGCCCGGCGGCTTGATCATTCGCATCATGGCGAGCGCCAGCGTGCTCTTGCCCGAGCCGGATTCGCCGACCATGCCGAGCTTCTCGCCCGCATTCAGGGTGAAGCTGACATCGTCCAGCGCCCGGGCGCGGCCGGAGTCGGTGTAGTAGGTCACCGCGAGGTTGCGGACATCGAGGACCGGCTGCATCGCCGCAGCGGGCCGGTTCATGGTCCCTGCCCTTTCCAGGGGCGGCGCGAGCGTCGCATCCATCGCCGTCACTCCGTCCTCCGCACGCGGGGATTGGCCAGCTCGTCGAGGCCCATGTTGATCAGGGCCAGCGAGCCGAGGATCAGGATCATCGCCACCGACGGGATGATCGGCCACCACCACCAGCCGTTGAAGAAGGCGCCCTGCGACTGCGCCGCCCAGATGATGTTGCCCAGCAGCGGCTCACGCAGCGGCCCGAGCCCCAGCACGGCGAGGTAGAAGGAGGCGAAGACGGCCGAGAACACCTGCGCCACGAAGGCCGCCGCGATGAAGGGCAGAAGGCAGGGCAGGATCTCCTTGAAGATGATGCCGAGGTCGCTGACGCCGGACAGCCTGGCGACGGCGACGAACTGCCGTTCCTTCATCGTCAGCACCTGGGCGCGGATGACGAGCGTCGGCCCCATCCAGGCCAGCAGCACCACGATCAGCGCCATGGTGAGGATGGTGACGTCGCGCTTGTCGAGCGAGCCGGCGATCACGACCTGGATCAGCAGCACCGGAATCGGCGTCAGGATCTGGCAGACCGTGCGGATGGCGGCATCGGTCCAGCCGCGGAAATAGGCGGCGATGAAGCCGAGCACGACGCCGATCAGCGTGCCGAGGCCGCCGGCGACGAAGCCGATGAAGGCCGTCTGCCACATGCCCACGACCATGGCGGCGAACAGGTCGCGGCCGAAGAAATCCGTGCCGAAGGGATATCGCAGGCTGGGCGGCTTCTTCACTGCCACCGACAGCGGATAAGCGGCCTTCGGGTTGACCGTCATCAGCCCGATGACGGTGAAGGCGGCGAGGCCGAGCAGGATCAGGACGCCGAGGGCCAGCCCCTTGTTGCGGCGGAGATAGCGCAGCACCAGGACCAGGCTGCCGGGACGTTCGATCCCGGGTTCGGCGGGCGGCGAGAGCGCGGCGATCGACATGTCTCTCGCTCCTCACGAATGGCGGATTCGGGGGTCGAGCAGCGGATAGAGGAACTCGACCACCGTCATCAGCACCGCCACGGCGATGGTGATGAACAGCACGATGCCGTAGATGGTCGGGAAGTCGTTCGCGCGGATGGCGAGGTTGAGCACGCTGCCGATGCCTGGCAGGCCGAACAGCCCCTCGACGATGATCGCCGAGGTGACGACCGCCGCGGGCGCCAAGGCCAGCGCCGTCACCTGCGGCAGCAGCGCGTTGCGGAGATAGTAATCGCGGAAGATCCGGCCGCCGGTCAGGCCTTTGTGCTCGGCGAAGTTGACATAGTCCTCGCCCTGGATGGTGACGCCCATGCCCCGCATCGACAGCACCCAGCCGCCGACCGACCCGAGGATCAGGGCCAGCGCCGGCAGCACCTGGTGCCGCAGCATGTCGAGGGCGAAATCCAGGGAGAGGTTCGGCACCACCCCGGCCGAATAGGCGCCGCCGAGCGGCAGCCATTGCAGCCGGAAGCCGACGAAGAACAGCAGCAGGATGGCCATGATCACCGGCGGCACGCCGGTCAGCAGGATGAAGGGCGCCGCAAAGGCCCGCAGCCAGCGCGGGGCCCGCGGCCAGGCGGCGACGGCGCCCAGCAGGTTGCCGATGACGAAGCTGAGGATCGTGGTGACCAGCAGCAGGCCGATGGTCCAGGGCAGCGACTGGGCGATCACCTCGGCCACGGTCGACGGGTAGCGGTACAGCGAATAGCCGAAATCCATCCGCAGGATGTTGCCGAGAAAGTGCCAGTACTGCTGGTACAGCGGCTGATCGAGCCCGAACTGCTGCTGCATCGAGGCGATGATCTTCTCCAGATCGGCCGGCGAGAAGCCGCCGGTGCGGGCCAGCTCGCCGAAACGTTCGCGCAGCGCGTTGCGGCTGGACAGGCGCGGGATGAAGAAGACGATCGTCGAGGCCGCCCAGATGACCAGGACGAGAAAGAGCAGACGGCGGATGACGAGCTTGAGGGTCATGTCAGCGGCCTTTGGGATCGACCTTCCGGCCTTCCTTCGTCATGGCGAGGCGCGGAGCGCCGTGGCCATCCGGGGGCCGCTGCGAGCCGCCCTGGATGGCCACGCCCCCCAATTGGACTCAGGGGCGGGGCTCGCCATGACGGCTTTGTATTTCGGGCCGATAGCATCACGGGGGCGATCCTGGTGCTGTTGCCGTTCGGGAGGTGCGCGCCCGGCGGCGCGCACCCGTCACAGTCGGACGACTACTGCGCGCCGGTCGGCTGCAGCGACGCGATCACCAGCAGGCCGGTATGGGCCCAGAACGCGCCGTTGGTGCCCGAGGCGAGGTTCGTGGCGCTGGGCCAGTTCTTCCAGTAGTGGTTGTTGTAGGGGATCCGGTGCAGCCACTGGATGACCGGCACGTCGATCACGTCGCGCCAGTAGATGCCCAGGGCCTTCGCCGCGCCCTCCTGGAACTTCGGATCGCTGGAGTCGAGCGGCGAGATCTCGTCGAGGATCTTGTCGAGCTCGGGATTCTTATAGCGCGAGAAGCGGTTGTTGCCGGCCGCCGACCCGATCGTGTTGCTGTACTTGCCGTGATAGAGGTTCATGGCCTCGAACGGATCGTACAGGCTGGCGCCGTGGCCGAAGAGATAGAGGCCGGGCTTGCCGTCCACCATGTTCTGGAAGGCGTCGGTGCCGAAATTGACGTTCGCGTCGAAGCCCGCCTGGCGCAGCATCTCCGCCAGCACCGGGGCGATGTCGCCGTGGATGGTCTCGAAGGCCTGGATGGTGGCGTCGAAGGTCTTGCCGTCCTTCTCCCACAGGCCGTCGCCGTTCTTGGCGAAGCCGGCCTCGGTCATCAGCTTCTCGCTCTCGTCCGGGTCGAACTTGCCCGGCTCGTACTTCGCCTCCTCGGCCTTCACGGCCGGGGATTCGGCGAATTTCTGCAGGTTCGGGTAGAGCGGGAACGGGTAGATCGTGGCGATCTCGGCGCCGTCGTAAAGCACCTCGTCGATGCGGTCGCGGTCGATGGCGCGGCTGATCGCCTTGCGCACCCGCACGTCGCTGTAGGGCTCGAGCTGGGTGTTCATCCACAGCGAGTTCGGCCACCAGTCGAGATAGCCATAGGGCGATTCCGCGCCGGTCCAGGACTGGATGTCCTTGTTCTGCTCGACGATGTTGCCGATCACCTGGGCCCGCATGTCGACCGAGGAATCGAACTCGTTGTTCACCAGCCGCTGCGCCACGGTGTCGATCGGCTGGTTCAGCACGTTGACGATGACGACGCGCTTGACCGCCGGCTGGGCGATCCGCCCGGCCTTCACCGCCCACCAGTCGGGACGGAGGTCGAGGATCTTCTGGTTCGCGTTCCAGGCGACGACGTCGTAGGGCCCGGAATGCGGGATCTGGTCGAGCCCCACGGCCGCGGTCGGGTTCGGCTGGGCCGATTCCCATTCCGCCGGCACGATCGGCAGGCCGGTGTCGAACTTCTCGGTCAGCACCTCGAACTTGAAGCGCGGCGCCGGCTGCTTGAACCTGACCTCGACGGTCAGCTCGTCCTTGGCGCTGACGCTGTCGACGAACTGCACGAAATGCGCGTGGTAGGGCAGCGTCTCATACTTCATCTGCCCTTCGAAGGTGTAGACCACGTCCTTCGACGTGACCGGCTTGCCGTCGCTCCACTTCGCATCCTTGTTGAGCTTGATCTCGAGCGACTTGAAGTCCGGCGTGTATTCCATGCTGTCGGCGAGCCACGGGATGAACTCGCCCTTGAAGATGGCGAAATACATCAGCGGCTCGAACAGCAGGTTGTTGCCTTCCTGATGGGTGTAGCCCGGCAGCACCCAGGGGTTGGTGGTGCCGACGGAGGTGCCGCCCGCGACGCCCCAGCCGAGGATCAGCGTCCGGTTGCGGGGCACGTCCGGCAGCGGGCTCTTGGGCGTGATCTCCTGCGCGGCCGGCAGGCCCGCGCCCTGCGCGAAGGCCGCGGCCGGCGCGATGATCGCCGCCGCGGCCAGCACGAGGCCGGCAAGGCGTTTCAGATGGACCATAGACAGATCTCCTCCCTGTGATTGTCGAATGGTGCAAGGTCGTGTTTGCACCTCATCGGCGCCGTTCCTGCGCGCCCTTTCACAAAGCCAAAAGATCTCACCGCCCGACCATCAATAATTGATCGAGCCCAGGTATGTTTCCAATCCGGAAACGCGATGTCCGGCAGCTTCCTGCTTTCCTCCTTCTGCGGCGATATTGCCTTCGTCAAGCAATTCGCATCTTGTATATTTTGCGACAGCCTAAGTCAGTTTCCCGACCCGCTCAACTCTTTCCGACTGTTGCGGCGCGACGCGCGCATCTGTTCGATGATGTGGCGGCCCGATCCCTCGACATGGCGGGCGATCACGGCCGCCGCCGCATCCGCGTCATGGGCCTTGAT comes from Inquilinus sp. Marseille-Q2685 and encodes:
- a CDS encoding ABC transporter substrate-binding protein, producing the protein MVHLKRLAGLVLAAAAIIAPAAAFAQGAGLPAAQEITPKSPLPDVPRNRTLILGWGVAGGTSVGTTNPWVLPGYTHQEGNNLLFEPLMYFAIFKGEFIPWLADSMEYTPDFKSLEIKLNKDAKWSDGKPVTSKDVVYTFEGQMKYETLPYHAHFVQFVDSVSAKDELTVEVRFKQPAPRFKFEVLTEKFDTGLPIVPAEWESAQPNPTAAVGLDQIPHSGPYDVVAWNANQKILDLRPDWWAVKAGRIAQPAVKRVVIVNVLNQPIDTVAQRLVNNEFDSSVDMRAQVIGNIVEQNKDIQSWTGAESPYGYLDWWPNSLWMNTQLEPYSDVRVRKAISRAIDRDRIDEVLYDGAEIATIYPFPLYPNLQKFAESPAVKAEEAKYEPGKFDPDESEKLMTEAGFAKNGDGLWEKDGKTFDATIQAFETIHGDIAPVLAEMLRQAGFDANVNFGTDAFQNMVDGKPGLYLFGHGASLYDPFEAMNLYHGKYSNTIGSAAGNNRFSRYKNPELDKILDEISPLDSSDPKFQEGAAKALGIYWRDVIDVPVIQWLHRIPYNNHYWKNWPSATNLASGTNGAFWAHTGLLVIASLQPTGAQ
- a CDS encoding ABC transporter permease; protein product: MSIAALSPPAEPGIERPGSLVLVLRYLRRNKGLALGVLILLGLAAFTVIGLMTVNPKAAYPLSVAVKKPPSLRYPFGTDFFGRDLFAAMVVGMWQTAFIGFVAGGLGTLIGVVLGFIAAYFRGWTDAAIRTVCQILTPIPVLLIQVVIAGSLDKRDVTILTMALIVVLLAWMGPTLVIRAQVLTMKERQFVAVARLSGVSDLGIIFKEILPCLLPFIAAAFVAQVFSAVFASFYLAVLGLGPLREPLLGNIIWAAQSQGAFFNGWWWWPIIPSVAMILILGSLALINMGLDELANPRVRRTE
- a CDS encoding ABC transporter permease; this translates as MTLKLVIRRLLFLVLVIWAASTIVFFIPRLSSRNALRERFGELARTGGFSPADLEKIIASMQQQFGLDQPLYQQYWHFLGNILRMDFGYSLYRYPSTVAEVIAQSLPWTIGLLLVTTILSFVIGNLLGAVAAWPRAPRWLRAFAAPFILLTGVPPVIMAILLLFFVGFRLQWLPLGGAYSAGVVPNLSLDFALDMLRHQVLPALALILGSVGGWVLSMRGMGVTIQGEDYVNFAEHKGLTGGRIFRDYYLRNALLPQVTALALAPAAVVTSAIIVEGLFGLPGIGSVLNLAIRANDFPTIYGIVLFITIAVAVLMTVVEFLYPLLDPRIRHS